The DNA window GCATAATATGCTCAGAATGTTATAGACAAAGAGTGCGAGGTCTAAGGTCCTAATATTTTTTAACTACATTAGTGTGTgctacaatgttaatgtcaaatcTTTAAAATTAGTGTTTCCTTCAAAAGTGCGCATATTGTCTGAACCTTTTTCAGTGTCTTTTGAATTATTCCTTTGTTGTCTAAGAGCTAAAATATTTCTATAATTTTAACTATAAATATTTCAGTATATGCTCAGTATTTAATCAACAAAAATGCTTATAATGCTATAATTAGGTAGTTCTGACAAAacatatttgtattttgttgcagacaccaactgttgatgttctatcgcaacattctccagattcagaagTGAGCGATAAAaagacttcatccctccaacaggttattacatatCTTACTTTTCTATATCCTCTCTAAAATTTCTACTACGTATTCTTTGGAAGACATTTAATTTATTAAACCTCTCACAGATCGGTTTATATGACCACATTTTTGTAGAGGTACATTTATGTTAGTCAGTGTGGAGTTTAAACCTATGTTTGCCAAAACAGGAGCTGTTACGAGTCAGGAACATGAATTCTACATGATATGAACACtcttcatattttctgaaccacattttaatGTGACTTCTAAGTGACTTCTTCTGGGGcctataatacattatattactttaattagtTTTCTTATGAAACCCGTACTTTCAAGATGTGTGCCACTTTCAGTTAAATTAAGGGGGAACCTGGTTGTGCAGTAATGAATGTCAAAAGTAGTAAGGAAACTTATTTCcatctgattaaaaatgttactgaGAAAAAATGTTATATGTGAATTTTATCTCATTTTTTAATCGCTTCCTAGGTTCATCATCTGTCAGTTAATGATGGGGTAATTCCTGATGGAGACTCTTCCAGCTTTAGTGACGAGGTAACATGTAGGACAAAACTATTAAGAATTGCAAATATTTTCTCATAGTTTTTTAACAACCTGTCCGTATAAATAGTGTTTAGCTGAAAATGTTGGCCTTGAAATGTAGTTAAAAGTTATTTCATTTTCCATCAGATACCGGATCTTGAATACTCAGACAATACCGATTGTGACGATAAAACCTATGTTCCAGACTCAAGAGGCAGTTCTTCAGATTCAAGTGTTTGCAGCAGTGATCTAGGAGTCACACCAGGTCTctaccaaaatattttaaaggacACCATCAAATCATTTGGTTTAGTCAAAACAGAGAGTGAAATCACCATTTCAAGCAAACCTGGAAGTTTCAGTTCATCATTAGCAAGCAGTGGTCCTAGTGCTTTTGAAACAGTTTGTTGCGCTGATTCTTCAAAGACCACTTCAAAAAATATCAGCTCCATAAAAGTTTTACCATTTCTCAAAACAGACAAGCAAAGCAAGTACAACAAGAAACAATACTGTCTGTATTGTAATAAGTCTCTCTCTAAATTGGCAAGGCACCTCCAAGTGGCACACAGGGACCAACCTGATGTTGCAAGGGCTTTTAGTCATGGTAAAAAATCTACCAAAAGAAGGGAGTTATTACAGAGTTTGAAGAAGAGGGGAAACTTTCAACATAACGCTTCTGTGGCAAGCACAGGATCCGGAGAGTTAGTCGCTTGTCGAAGACCCACTGCAGCTAAACCTCCTGATCAGTATGGTCACTGCAAGTATTGTCAAGGACTGTATGCAAAAGAATGCCTCTGGAGACATGTGCCAAGGTGCCCTCAGAAGTCTTTTGAGGCAGGGTCTCATGGGCAAAGGCAAAACCAGCTGGACTTACCAAAACCTGTTGAAATCCATGATGCTGTTTGGAAAATTGCCTGTGAAATGAACCAGGATGACATTTCTCTGGTTGTAAAAAGTGAAGGAGATATTCTTCGCCTTGGTGAATCGCTGTACAATGCCAGGAAACCACATGAGAGAAGGAATGATTATATCCGCCAAAAGATGAGAGAAATTGCAAGACTTTTATTAATGGCAAGGGCTACAACATCTTTGAGGACCACAGAAGATCTCGTTATGCCCAAGAACTTTCTCATTGTGATAGAAGCAGTTAGAGCTGTTGCTGGTTATGATGTAGAAAGCAACACTTATAAAACACCATCATTGGCTCTAAAACTCGGGCACAGTTTGGCTAAAGTTGCAGGCATTGTGCAATGCAATTCCATAATTGCAAATCGTTCTGATGTTGCAGAGTCAGCCAAGCAATTTGCTATTCTGTATGAAAAAAAGTGGGCGGAGTCCATTTCTGCTGCTGCGCTGGGCACACTTAACCAACGCAAATGGAATAAACCACAAGTTCTCCCGTTTACAGAAGACGTGTCACGGCTGCACAAGTTTCTTGGCTTCAAAATTGCTAAATGCATGAAGGCTCTGGAGGAAAACCCCAACAGAACAAACTTTGGATGTCTTGCCAAAGTGACATTGACGCAGGTAGTGCTTTTCAACAGAAAAAGACAGGGAGAAGTTTCCAAAATGGAGTTGCAGTCTTTCACATCCCGAAATCGCACACAGTTGAATCCCGACATTATGATGTGCCTTTCTGAGTTTGAGAAAAAACTTGCGAAGCACTTCGACAGAGTAGAGATACGTGGCAAACGATCTAGAATGGTGCCGGTGCTCCTTACACCGGAAATGATTGCTGCTATGGATCTCCTGCACAAAAGCAGAAAGGAATGTGGCGTTCACTCAGAGAATATATACCTATTCGCAAGGCCAGGTGTCCGCTCCTCATACAGAGGTTCGGACTGCCTACGCAAGTATGCACATGAGTGTGGTGCAATGAACCCAGAGGCACTTACATCCACAAAATTACGGAAACAAGTTGCTACTCTGTCAACATTGTTAAATCTCAAAGACAATGAAATGGACCAACTAGCGTCCTTTCTTGGACACGACATCCGTGTACACAGGGAGTTTTACAGGCTTCCAGAGAGTACCCTGCAACTCGCAAAAGTAAGCAAATTGCTAATAGCAATGGAAAAAGGAAAACTATCGGACTTGCAAGGAAGAGGACTCGAGGACATTGAGATAAATCCTGATGGTAACATTTAGAAATACTTCTTATAAATATATAGtgtgtttattaacctttcatgtAATACATCAGTTTTTTGTAACCCACCCAGAGGAAGTTGCCATGACTGATGATGATTCTGAAGAAGATACAGCTGACCTAAAAGAAAAAGGTACTTGTTTGGCAAGTTATGATAGGGGAATTTGTAATTATATAGTCCTAAAATGTTTCAATCAAAAATGTTCTTACTTTTCAAAGGCACAAGAACTGAGTCCCTTGGGGAACCACCGTGCACACCTAATCAAAACACCTTAAATAACATGGAGGACACTTCTGACTCTGTTGTGCTGGATGGCAAAACCATTAGCAGCACTCCGCCAAGAAATGGTAAAGTATTACAATTCTGCAGTGACGGAAATATTTAAGTGTTAAGTGTGATATAAAGTGTATTCTTTTTACGAAGtgcaatatgttaaatgtttacttttacagttttctaattcttcctcTCAGATTCACAGCAGGACACCGCGGTGGAAGTGGGTTTTTCTCAAGCTTCTTCAACGTGCTC is part of the Nerophis ophidion isolate RoL-2023_Sa linkage group LG08, RoL_Noph_v1.0, whole genome shotgun sequence genome and encodes:
- the si:dkey-3k20.1 gene encoding uncharacterized protein si:dkey-3k20.1, whose amino-acid sequence is MNQDDISLVVKSEGDILRLGESLYNARKPHERRNDYIRQKMREIARLLLMARATTSLRTTEDLVMPKNFLIVIEAVRAVAGYDVESNTYKTPSLALKLGHSLAKVAGIVQCNSIIANRSDVAESAKQFAILYEKKWAESISAAALGTLNQRKWNKPQVLPFTEDVSRLHKFLGFKIAKCMKALEENPNRTNFGCLAKVTLTQVVLFNRKRQGEVSKMELQSFTSRNRTQLNPDIMMCLSEFEKKLAKHFDRVEIRGKRSRMVPVLLTPEMIAAMDLLHKSRKECGVHSENIYLFARPGVRSSYRGSDCLRKYAHECGAMNPEALTSTKLRKQVATLSTLLNLKDNEMDQLASFLGHDIRVHREFYRLPESTLQLAKVSKLLIAMEKGKLSDLQGRGLEDIEINPDEEVAMTDDDSEEDTADLKEKGTRTESLGEPPCTPNQNTLNNMEDTSDSVVLDGKTISSTPPRNDSQQDTAVEVGFSQASSTCSTQKRDSQQDKALKVGISQASSTRSTQKRAAKVRSKWTGEEVEAVERHMLHFITGNKVPGKKDCEACLQKEPVALQDRDWFGIKYYIHNRVISKKRKMLK